The Doryrhamphus excisus isolate RoL2022-K1 chromosome 18, RoL_Dexc_1.0, whole genome shotgun sequence genome contains a region encoding:
- the inpp1 gene encoding inositol polyphosphate 1-phosphatase codes for MADLLKLLLRVSEKAANVARVCRQEAPLFQLLVQEKTGEDKNKKFVQDFKTLADVVIQEVIRNDVGAQFPEMVDFIHGEESNKFENGLGECVTVTVRSTEEETAALLATVLDGDLTAAALLARAIHQDPATINASTDGLTVPLDPSELGIWIDPIDATSQYIEGREEVVQEGRMSPSGLHCALVLIGVYLRVTGEPVMGIINQPFNHRDPASGSWQGKIFWGVSCRDLNVCSVSRPKASPTSQPLSVVLSSSEKQAVKETLASLCGPEKLKYASGAGYKILCVIQGLADAYVLSEGSTFKWDSCAPHALLRALGGGVVDLTKSLESGCEAKAELTYHEPYSEGKGADRWANYGGLVAYGDSSQLSVIIGALKGKL; via the exons ATGGCTGACCTGCTGAAGCTTCTGCTGCGGGTGTCGGAGAAAGCCGCCAACGTTGCTCGCGTCTGCAGACAGGAAGCTCCCCTCTTTCAGCTCCTGGTACAAGAAAAGACAGGAGAGGATAAGAATAAGAAGTTTGTGCAGGACTTCAAGACGCTGGCAGATGTTGTGATCCAGGAGGTGATCCGCAATGATGTCGGCGCTCAG TTCCCTGAGATGGTCGACTTCATTCACGGAGAAGAATCCAACAAGTTTGAAAATGGACTTG GCGAGTGTGTGACTGTGACGGTACGCAGCACTGAAGAGGAGACCGCCGCGCTTCTTGCCACGGTACTCGACGGCGACCTGACAGCAGCGGCGCTCTTAGCACGAGCCATTCACCAAGACCCGGCCACCATTAACGCCAGTACTGACGGACTAACAGTGCCGCTCGACCCCTCTGAGCTCGGCATCTGGATTGACCCGATCG ACGCCACCAGTCAGTACATAGAGGGCCGAGAGGAAGTGGTGCAAGAGGGTCGTATGTCACCTTCGGGTCTGCATTGTGCTCTGGTCCTCATCGGGGTTTACCTGCGCGTCACCGGCGAGCCCGTCATGGGCATCATCAACCAGCCATTCAACCACAGAGACCCGGCAAGTGGAAG CTGGCAGGGGAAGATCTTCTGGGGCGTTTCGTGCCGAGACCTAAACGTGTGCTCCGTGTCCCGGCCCAAAGCTTCACCGACAAGTCAACCGTTATCGGTGGTGCTGAGCTCCAGCGAGAAGCAAGCGGTGAAAGAGACTCTGGCCTCGTTGTGCGGTCCGGAAAAGCTCAAGTACGCGTCCGGGGCCGGCTACAAAATCCTGTGCGTCATCCAAGGCCTGGCTGACGCTTACGTCCTCTCAGAAGGGAGCACCTTTAAGTGGGACTCCTGCGCCCCTCACGCGCTGCTCCGAGCCCTCGGAGGTGGTGTGGTGGACCTGACGAAAAGTTTAGAATCCGGTTGTGAGGCAAAGGCGGAACTGACCTATCATGAGCCTTACAGCGAGGGTAAAGGCGCCGACCGCTGGGCTAACTACGGAGGCCTGGTGGCGTATGGAGACAGTTCCCAGCTGAGCGTCATCATCGGGGCTCTGAAAGGAAAGTTGTGA
- the LOC131106096 gene encoding protein S100-B-like isoform X1, producing the protein MFLECGRKHTNSTQRWPRVRIELGSPSCEAYRRSALPPCNQATKECMSNLESGMVTIIRVFHKYSGDKCKLKKSELRALINNEMSHFIKKIQRNELDELFADIDQNGDLEIDFKEFIALIGMVTSACHELFVPSHGAGCRLQKRPIGSHPKYEPPTE; encoded by the exons atgtttttggaatgtgggaggaaacatacaaactccacacagagatggccgagggtgagaattgaactcgggtctcctagctgtgaggcctacagaCGATCCGCTCTTCCGCCATGCAACCAG gcCACAAAGGAGTGCATGTCCAACTTGGAGAGTGGAATGGTCACCATCATCAGAGTGTTTCACAAATATTCAGGCGACAAGTGCAAGTTAAAGAAATCGGAGCTCAGAGCTCTCATCAACAACGAGATGAGCCATTTCATTAAG AAAATCCAAAGGAACGAGCTTGACGAGCTCTTTGCTGACATTGACCAGAATGGAGACCTGGAGATTGACTTCAAGGAGTTTATCGCCCTCATCGGCATGGTGACATCAGCGTGTCACGAACTCTTCGTCCCATCTCACG GTGCCGGATGCAGGCTCCAGAAGAGACCCATTGGTTCACATCCCAAATACGAACCACCCACTGAATGA
- the LOC131106096 gene encoding protein S100-B-like isoform X3 has translation MEATKECMSNLESGMVTIIRVFHKYSGDKCKLKKSELRALINNEMSHFIKKIQRNELDELFADIDQNGDLEIDFKEFIALIGMVTSACHELFVPSHGAGCRLQKRPIGSHPKYEPPTE, from the exons ATGGAG gcCACAAAGGAGTGCATGTCCAACTTGGAGAGTGGAATGGTCACCATCATCAGAGTGTTTCACAAATATTCAGGCGACAAGTGCAAGTTAAAGAAATCGGAGCTCAGAGCTCTCATCAACAACGAGATGAGCCATTTCATTAAG AAAATCCAAAGGAACGAGCTTGACGAGCTCTTTGCTGACATTGACCAGAATGGAGACCTGGAGATTGACTTCAAGGAGTTTATCGCCCTCATCGGCATGGTGACATCAGCGTGTCACGAACTCTTCGTCCCATCTCACG GTGCCGGATGCAGGCTCCAGAAGAGACCCATTGGTTCACATCCCAAATACGAACCACCCACTGAATGA
- the LOC131106096 gene encoding protein S100-B-like isoform X2 — translation MFKATKECMSNLESGMVTIIRVFHKYSGDKCKLKKSELRALINNEMSHFIKKIQRNELDELFADIDQNGDLEIDFKEFIALIGMVTSACHELFVPSHGAGCRLQKRPIGSHPKYEPPTE, via the exons ATGTTCAAg gcCACAAAGGAGTGCATGTCCAACTTGGAGAGTGGAATGGTCACCATCATCAGAGTGTTTCACAAATATTCAGGCGACAAGTGCAAGTTAAAGAAATCGGAGCTCAGAGCTCTCATCAACAACGAGATGAGCCATTTCATTAAG AAAATCCAAAGGAACGAGCTTGACGAGCTCTTTGCTGACATTGACCAGAATGGAGACCTGGAGATTGACTTCAAGGAGTTTATCGCCCTCATCGGCATGGTGACATCAGCGTGTCACGAACTCTTCGTCCCATCTCACG GTGCCGGATGCAGGCTCCAGAAGAGACCCATTGGTTCACATCCCAAATACGAACCACCCACTGAATGA
- the LOC131106096 gene encoding protein S100-B-like isoform X4, which produces MSNLESGMVTIIRVFHKYSGDKCKLKKSELRALINNEMSHFIKKIQRNELDELFADIDQNGDLEIDFKEFIALIGMVTSACHELFVPSHGAGCRLQKRPIGSHPKYEPPTE; this is translated from the exons ATGTCCAACTTGGAGAGTGGAATGGTCACCATCATCAGAGTGTTTCACAAATATTCAGGCGACAAGTGCAAGTTAAAGAAATCGGAGCTCAGAGCTCTCATCAACAACGAGATGAGCCATTTCATTAAG AAAATCCAAAGGAACGAGCTTGACGAGCTCTTTGCTGACATTGACCAGAATGGAGACCTGGAGATTGACTTCAAGGAGTTTATCGCCCTCATCGGCATGGTGACATCAGCGTGTCACGAACTCTTCGTCCCATCTCACG GTGCCGGATGCAGGCTCCAGAAGAGACCCATTGGTTCACATCCCAAATACGAACCACCCACTGAATGA
- the sys1 gene encoding protein SYS1 homolog produces the protein MTSHFRSYIWDPILIVCQIVLMQCIYYSFLGLWLAGVDSLVETHRSLDQIFSYEVLGFATMQGRLSMMAFVLNSLTCALGLWFFIRRGKQCLDFTVTVHFFHLIGCWIYNWHLPSSLSWWLVNVACMALMAVIGEYLCMRTELRAIPVNSGPKSNL, from the exons ATGACCAGTCACTTCCGTAGTTACATCTGGGACCCCATCCTGATTGTGTGTCAAATAGTGTTGATGCAGTGTATCTACTACAGCTTTCTGGGCTTATGGTTGGCAGGAGTGGACAGTCTAGTGGAAACACATCGCTCACTTGACCAAATTTTCAGCTATGAa GTCCTGGGTTTCGCAACAATGCAGGGGAGGCTCTCAATGATGGCTTTTGTTTTGAACTCTCTTACCTG CGCTCTGGGCCTGTGGTTCTTCATCCGCCGAGGGAAGCAGTGCCTGGATTTCACCGTCACTGTGCACTTCTTCCATTTAATCGGCTGTTGGATTTATAATTGGCATCTTCCCTCCTCGCTGTCCTGGTGGCTCGTCAATGTGGCCTGCATGGCGTTGATGGCGGTAATCGGGGAGTACTTGTGCATGCGGACTGAGCTCAGGGCCATACCAGTCAATTCCGGACCCAAGTCTaatctttga